CCATTAATGCGTTCAGATGTATATGATATTGCGGAATATGCAGTGAAAAAAGGTGTTCGAGTATCTATGACGCCAAGTGCCACCCCGAACGTTACGAAAGAAACGATTCAAAAAGCAAAAGAAGTAGGACTTGCTAGATGGGCATTTAGTTTAGATGGACCAACAGCTGCAATACACGATCATTTTAGAGGGACAGAAGGGTCATTTCAATTAACGATGAATGCGATTCGTTATTTGCATGAATTAAAAATTCCTATTCAAATTAATACTGTTGTTTCTAATTATAATGTGGATGTACTTGAAGAGATGGCAGTATTAATAGAAGAATTAGAATGTGTACTCTGGAGTATATTTTTCTTAGTTCCAACAGGGCGAGGTAAGGAAAAAGATATGATTTCACCAGCTCAACATGAAAGGGTATTCCGTTGGCTATATCAACTTAGTAAGAAGGTTTCTTTTGATATTAAAACAACAGCTGGTCAGCACTATAGACGTGTTGTGATCCAAGAAAAAATGAAAGAACATAAAAAGGAAAAACAGGTCATTCAATATCAGGATGTATTGATAAATGGGATGACGGGGCGAGTTAATGAGCTTGGGCGTGCTCCAAAAGGGGTGAATGATGGAAACGGTTTTGTATTTATTTCTCATATTGGAGATGTATATCCAAGTGGGTTATTGCCGATTAAAACCGGGAATATTAGAACAAAATCGCTAGCTGAAATCTATCGAAACTCCCCTGTTTTTCAAAACCTTCGTAATCCTGACAATTATAAAGGAAAATGTGGTGTTTGTGAGTTTCGATATGTTTGTGGGGGATCTCGTTCTAGAGCATATGCAATAACGGGAGATTACATGGAAAGCGAACCTTTCTGTGTATACATTCCAAAAG
This Bacillus paramycoides DNA region includes the following protein-coding sequences:
- a CDS encoding TIGR04053 family radical SAM/SPASM domain-containing protein produces the protein MNLDFNKNPFIVIWELTRACQLKCLHCRAEAQYHRHPLELTFEEGKKLIDDIYEMENPMLVFTGGDPLMRSDVYDIAEYAVKKGVRVSMTPSATPNVTKETIQKAKEVGLARWAFSLDGPTAAIHDHFRGTEGSFQLTMNAIRYLHELKIPIQINTVVSNYNVDVLEEMAVLIEELECVLWSIFFLVPTGRGKEKDMISPAQHERVFRWLYQLSKKVSFDIKTTAGQHYRRVVIQEKMKEHKKEKQVIQYQDVLINGMTGRVNELGRAPKGVNDGNGFVFISHIGDVYPSGLLPIKTGNIRTKSLAEIYRNSPVFQNLRNPDNYKGKCGVCEFRYVCGGSRSRAYAITGDYMESEPFCVYIPKALRKQKKNVKKGYE